A genome region from Fodinibius salicampi includes the following:
- a CDS encoding GMC oxidoreductase gives MKNKNFYVSDAQSENEYDAIVVGSGISGGWAAKELTEKGLKTLVLERGRDVKHGEDYKTEHMPPWEAEFRGRGDRKLFEEEYPRQLRSDVINEYNYHFFVNDKKHPYQTDEEDPFLWVRGYQVGGRSLTWGRQVYRWSDLDFEANAKEGIAVDWPIRYEDIAPWYDYVEEFIGVSGQEEGLDHLPDGNFLPPMDLNCVEQDVKEKIENNFEYRYLTIGRCAVLTEPHKGRGACHYCGPCSRGCSVGAYFSSQSSTLPAARNTGNLTLRPNSIVDSIIYDKETNRAKGVRVIDRLTKETKEYHAKVIFLNASALGSTQIMLNSTSDAFPNGIANSSGVMGHYLMDHHFRVGASGTFEGYEDRYYKGNRPNGIYIPRFRNINEETKHDEFIRGYGFQGRASRASWGRGTSMDGFGKEFKEKLRDPGPWNFGMTAFGEILPYEDNHVTLSEETDEWGLPQLEIHASINENEEKMREDMAETAAEMLEAAGGKNVSPYFGEYLVGEGIHEMGTARMGRDPETSVLNAHNQTHDVPNLFVTDGACMTSAACQNPSLTYMALTARAVDYAVDELNKGNI, from the coding sequence ATGAAAAATAAAAATTTCTACGTTTCAGATGCCCAGAGTGAAAACGAATATGATGCTATAGTTGTAGGATCAGGAATTTCTGGCGGATGGGCAGCAAAAGAATTAACAGAAAAGGGATTGAAAACATTGGTTCTTGAACGGGGACGTGATGTAAAGCACGGGGAAGATTATAAAACGGAACACATGCCTCCCTGGGAAGCTGAATTTAGGGGTCGTGGTGACCGAAAGCTCTTTGAGGAAGAGTATCCCCGACAGCTTCGGTCAGATGTTATCAATGAGTATAACTATCATTTTTTCGTAAATGATAAGAAACACCCCTATCAAACTGATGAGGAAGATCCTTTTTTATGGGTGAGGGGATACCAAGTTGGAGGCCGTTCTCTTACATGGGGTCGCCAGGTTTACCGGTGGAGTGATCTTGATTTTGAAGCGAATGCCAAAGAAGGCATAGCTGTAGACTGGCCTATCCGATATGAAGATATTGCCCCATGGTACGATTATGTGGAAGAGTTTATAGGTGTTAGCGGCCAGGAAGAAGGTCTTGACCACCTACCTGATGGAAATTTTTTGCCTCCCATGGACTTAAATTGCGTTGAACAAGACGTAAAGGAGAAGATTGAAAATAATTTTGAATACCGATATCTGACGATAGGTCGCTGTGCAGTATTAACGGAACCACATAAAGGACGCGGCGCCTGTCACTATTGTGGCCCCTGCTCTCGTGGATGTAGTGTAGGAGCATACTTCTCCAGCCAAAGCAGCACCCTCCCTGCTGCACGCAATACGGGAAACCTTACCTTGCGCCCAAACAGTATTGTAGATAGTATCATTTATGATAAGGAAACCAATCGGGCGAAAGGGGTACGCGTTATTGATCGGTTGACAAAGGAGACAAAAGAGTATCATGCTAAGGTCATATTTTTAAACGCCTCTGCCCTTGGCTCTACCCAGATCATGCTGAACTCTACTTCCGATGCTTTCCCAAATGGAATTGCAAACTCAAGTGGTGTAATGGGACATTACCTGATGGACCACCACTTCCGGGTAGGAGCTTCCGGCACTTTTGAAGGATATGAAGATCGCTATTACAAGGGAAACAGGCCTAATGGTATATATATTCCTCGATTCCGTAATATAAACGAAGAAACCAAGCATGATGAATTTATTCGTGGATATGGCTTCCAGGGTCGCGCAAGCAGGGCCAGCTGGGGGCGTGGCACTTCTATGGATGGCTTTGGGAAAGAATTCAAAGAAAAACTGCGTGATCCCGGTCCCTGGAATTTTGGAATGACCGCTTTTGGAGAAATACTTCCCTATGAGGATAATCACGTGACTCTTTCTGAAGAAACTGATGAATGGGGCTTACCCCAATTAGAAATTCATGCTTCCATTAATGAAAATGAAGAAAAAATGCGGGAAGATATGGCTGAAACAGCAGCTGAAATGCTGGAAGCTGCCGGCGGCAAAAATGTAAGTCCCTATTTTGGGGAGTATCTGGTCGGTGAAGGTATCCATGAAATGGGTACTGCACGTATGGGAAGAGATCCGGAAACTTCCGTTTTAAATGCCCATAACCAAACGCACGACGTCCCGAACCTTTTTGTCACCGATGGGGCTTGCATGACTTCGGCAGCTTGTCAGAATCCATCCTTAACCTATATGGCATTAACCGCCCGGGCGGTAGATTATGCAGTGGATGAGCTGAATAAAGGTAATATTTAA
- a CDS encoding gluconate 2-dehydrogenase subunit 3 family protein: MDRREALKTLSLGTLAASFTLTGCETPPQEAAKEHKFWKHVTEQDLEKWETQFFTDHEFETVRQLANMIIPADERSGNAEEAGVPEFIDFMMLDRPENQTPIRGGLQWLDVQCQKRYDKKFIDCSENEKTDILDDIAYPEEAKPEMQQGVAFFNRFRDLVASGFWSSKIGIEDIGYMGNQPFDWQGCSHEALEHIDLADKASSA, translated from the coding sequence ATGGATAGAAGAGAAGCTCTGAAAACCTTATCGCTTGGCACGCTGGCGGCAAGTTTTACCCTTACCGGCTGTGAAACACCACCGCAGGAGGCAGCAAAGGAACATAAATTTTGGAAGCATGTGACCGAACAAGATCTGGAAAAATGGGAGACTCAGTTCTTTACCGACCATGAGTTCGAAACGGTTCGCCAGCTTGCGAATATGATTATTCCCGCAGACGAGCGTTCGGGCAATGCAGAAGAGGCTGGGGTCCCCGAATTTATCGATTTTATGATGCTTGATCGACCCGAAAACCAGACGCCTATTCGTGGTGGTTTGCAATGGCTTGATGTACAGTGTCAAAAGCGATATGACAAAAAGTTTATTGATTGTTCGGAGAATGAGAAAACGGATATACTTGATGACATTGCCTATCCGGAGGAGGCAAAACCAGAAATGCAGCAGGGAGTAGCCTTTTTTAATCGTTTTCGGGATCTGGTGGCATCCGGTTTTTGGTCTAGTAAAATAGGGATTGAGGATATCGGATATATGGGTAATCAGCCTTTTGATTGGCAGGGATGCTCCCACGAGGCACTTGAACATATTGATTTAGCTGACAAAGCTAGTTCAGCGTGA
- a CDS encoding 3-keto-disaccharide hydrolase, with product MKFLSTVFSLLLILGLSINMSNAQHNTLTEKEQQEGWILLFDGESFDHWRSYNSGTFPEDGWVAEDGALTVLEDGGGGDIITRHKYGDFILKLEWKVQESGNSGILYRGIEQPNQPIYWSAPEFQILDNENHPDADMGEDGNRKSASLYDLIPAEPQNANPYGEWNSAKIVAKGSTIEHWQNGEKVVTYEMWTNDWYEMIRNSKFSEHPEFGDPREGHISLQDHGDRVSFRNIKIKEL from the coding sequence ATGAAATTTTTATCTACCGTATTTTCATTACTTTTAATTTTAGGATTAAGTATCAACATGAGTAATGCCCAACATAATACCTTAACAGAGAAAGAGCAGCAGGAGGGATGGATTTTATTGTTTGACGGGGAGTCCTTTGATCACTGGCGCAGTTATAATAGCGGTACATTTCCTGAAGACGGTTGGGTAGCAGAAGATGGAGCCCTTACTGTGCTCGAAGATGGTGGGGGAGGTGATATTATCACTCGCCATAAATATGGTGATTTTATACTTAAACTCGAATGGAAGGTTCAGGAAAGTGGCAACAGTGGTATTCTTTACCGCGGGATTGAACAGCCTAACCAACCGATTTACTGGTCTGCTCCCGAGTTTCAAATCCTGGATAATGAAAATCATCCGGATGCAGATATGGGAGAAGATGGAAACCGAAAATCAGCTTCCTTATATGATCTGATCCCGGCCGAACCACAGAATGCGAATCCGTATGGAGAATGGAACAGCGCAAAGATCGTGGCTAAGGGATCCACCATAGAACATTGGCAAAATGGAGAGAAAGTGGTTACCTATGAAATGTGGACCAATGATTGGTACGAAATGATACGTAATAGCAAGTTTAGTGAGCATCCGGAGTTTGGCGATCCCCGGGAAGGACACATTAGCTTGCAGGATCATGGTGATCGAGTGAGTTTCCGCAATATCAAAATCAAAGAACTGTAA
- a CDS encoding Gfo/Idh/MocA family protein: MSIDRKIRYGMVGGGPGAFIGEVHRMAAALDGKMELIAGAFSSKPEKSREMGERLHLDPDRVYDSYEEMAEKESALPENERIDFVSITTPNFLHYPVAKVFIEAGIHVVCDKPMTNTIEEAEELCRLVEEHDVIFGLTHNYTGYPMVKEAKKIVDDGRLGKLRKVVVEYPQGWLSQSDNDDEVWRLDPDKAGISSCIGDIGTHAENLVEYITGLQMEELYADINTFGEGRDLEDDANMLIHYEGGVQGVLHVSQIAVGEENDLNVRIYGEKAGLEWHQENPNYLQVKYPDGAEEIYKRGNPYLSDVAGAGNRIPPGHPEGFIEAFANIYSNVADTIAARLAGEEPHEFAQDFPTVQDGARGVHFIHKSIESGKNRRWVDMDYQPPGS, from the coding sequence ATGAGTATAGATAGGAAAATTCGTTACGGAATGGTCGGTGGTGGTCCCGGTGCATTTATCGGAGAAGTCCACCGTATGGCTGCCGCACTAGATGGTAAGATGGAACTCATTGCAGGAGCTTTTTCCTCAAAGCCTGAAAAGTCCCGGGAAATGGGAGAACGACTGCACCTGGATCCGGACAGGGTATATGATTCTTATGAAGAAATGGCTGAAAAAGAGTCTGCACTGCCTGAAAATGAGCGAATTGATTTTGTAAGTATTACAACCCCAAACTTTCTGCACTACCCGGTAGCAAAGGTGTTTATTGAGGCAGGTATTCACGTTGTTTGTGATAAGCCAATGACCAATACCATTGAGGAAGCGGAGGAATTATGCCGGCTGGTAGAAGAACACGATGTTATTTTTGGTCTTACCCATAATTATACCGGCTATCCTATGGTTAAAGAAGCCAAGAAAATAGTCGATGACGGAAGGCTGGGTAAGCTTCGGAAAGTCGTAGTGGAATATCCGCAAGGTTGGTTATCCCAGAGTGATAACGATGATGAGGTATGGAGATTAGATCCTGACAAAGCGGGTATATCTTCCTGTATAGGAGACATCGGGACTCATGCTGAAAACCTGGTCGAATACATTACCGGACTCCAGATGGAGGAGCTGTATGCCGATATTAATACTTTTGGCGAAGGAAGAGATCTGGAAGATGATGCGAATATGCTGATTCATTATGAAGGTGGAGTTCAGGGAGTCTTGCATGTCTCGCAAATTGCCGTTGGTGAAGAGAATGACCTGAATGTTAGAATTTACGGAGAAAAGGCAGGACTGGAATGGCACCAGGAAAATCCAAACTATCTGCAGGTTAAATATCCGGATGGAGCCGAAGAAATTTATAAAAGAGGTAATCCATACTTGTCAGACGTAGCAGGTGCGGGCAATCGTATTCCTCCCGGACATCCGGAAGGCTTTATTGAAGCTTTTGCCAACATCTATTCAAATGTAGCCGATACTATTGCTGCCCGACTGGCAGGAGAGGAGCCTCATGAATTTGCCCAAGATTTTCCAACAGTCCAGGATGGAGCACGGGGAGTTCATTTTATCCACAAATCAATTGAAAGCGGGAAAAATCGTCGGTGGGTAGATATGGACTATCAACCGCCGGGAAGTTAA
- a CDS encoding tetratricopeptide repeat protein, with the protein MSKKQAREELESDPLLETFSKAQSFYDQNKSAVIGGIIALILIIGGGIGYYYYSTSQEESAQQLLSDATTYYINGNYQQALTGSDEDFAVGFEQIIDNYPRTDAANLARYYAAVSAFNLGNLQEAISYIEGYELPDGILGVGPISFHAMLMTEEGNYSEAAKLYIKAAEWDENSSTTPFNYLKAAQTYNSAGEKEQAKEYAQLVVDEYSNSPQASEAQRLLGTLATAN; encoded by the coding sequence ATGTCCAAGAAACAAGCGCGCGAAGAGTTAGAAAGCGATCCGCTATTAGAAACTTTTTCCAAGGCACAAAGTTTTTATGACCAAAATAAGTCTGCTGTAATCGGAGGTATTATAGCTTTAATTCTGATTATTGGAGGAGGGATAGGTTATTACTATTATTCCACCTCTCAAGAAGAAAGTGCCCAGCAATTATTATCAGACGCTACAACCTATTATATCAACGGGAATTACCAACAAGCACTTACAGGATCTGATGAGGATTTTGCAGTTGGGTTTGAACAAATCATTGATAATTATCCCCGTACCGATGCTGCTAATTTGGCTCGCTATTATGCTGCAGTAAGTGCATTTAACCTGGGCAACCTACAAGAAGCTATCTCTTATATTGAAGGCTATGAACTTCCTGATGGTATTTTAGGAGTTGGCCCTATTTCCTTTCATGCGATGCTTATGACTGAAGAAGGAAATTATAGTGAGGCTGCGAAGCTGTATATAAAAGCAGCTGAATGGGATGAAAACAGCTCAACAACTCCCTTCAATTATTTAAAAGCTGCCCAGACCTACAACTCTGCCGGAGAAAAAGAACAAGCTAAGGAATATGCTCAGCTTGTTGTAGATGAATACAGCAATAGTCCACAGGCATCTGAAGCGCAACGTCTTTTAGGTACTTTAGCTACCGCCAATTAA
- a CDS encoding ABC transporter ATP-binding protein: MPILEARDITKTYNGRDGNPLTVLDNTSIAIEKGSIVTIVGASGCGKSTLLHILGGLDRPDSGTVLWQEESIYDMGKEILAKFRNKNLGFVFQFHHLLPEFTAVENIMMPALIGNATEQQAKEKALLLLRDFGIADRAEHRPTQLSGGEQQRVAMARALINDPDLILADEPTGNLDERNTEILLDLLYDIRRKKDVSILLITHEKNIAERSDLVYELSHGKLAEL, from the coding sequence ATGCCCATTTTAGAAGCTCGTGATATCACCAAAACCTATAATGGTCGAGATGGGAATCCCCTTACCGTTTTAGATAATACTTCCATTGCCATAGAAAAGGGATCGATTGTGACTATTGTTGGTGCGAGCGGATGTGGAAAAAGTACTTTGCTCCATATTCTGGGTGGACTGGATCGTCCTGATTCAGGAACGGTGTTGTGGCAGGAGGAATCAATATATGACATGGGCAAAGAGATACTAGCCAAATTCAGAAACAAAAATTTGGGCTTTGTTTTCCAATTCCATCACCTGTTGCCGGAATTTACGGCTGTAGAAAACATTATGATGCCCGCATTGATTGGCAATGCAACGGAACAGCAGGCCAAGGAAAAAGCATTGCTACTCCTTCGGGATTTTGGTATTGCTGACCGGGCAGAACACCGTCCCACACAACTTTCCGGTGGGGAACAACAGCGGGTGGCCATGGCACGTGCCCTTATCAATGACCCCGATCTTATTTTGGCCGACGAACCTACAGGAAATCTTGATGAAAGAAATACCGAAATTCTGCTCGATCTTCTTTATGACATCCGAAGGAAAAAAGATGTAAGTATTCTCTTAATTACCCATGAAAAAAATATTGCAGAGCGATCAGATTTAGTTTACGAACTCTCTCATGGAAAACTGGCAGAACTTTAG
- a CDS encoding glycoside hydrolase family 10 protein, translating into MTFERALSLTLFIAVVAASCTTTKPVSEPERPENEGIVEQRERDEEKATKINIDEIPKTPREFRGAWIATVDNIDWPSDSGLTVSEQKKELRAIMDRAVLLNLNAIIFQVRPSADAFYNSPYEPWSAYLTGKQGEPPEPYYDPLKFAVEEAHRRGLELHAWFNPFRAHHPAARGPLAPNHIRNRKSDLVVSYGSYLWLDPGKEEARQYSIDVIADVVRRYDIDGVHLDDYFYPYPAKSNSGQSIGFPDYASYAKFRDKTTSGNRNEWRRENINTFVKRLNEEIKLIDPKVRFGISPFGIWRPGHPEQIEGFDAYNEIFADARKWLREGWVDYLTPQLYWPISQQAQSFPVLLEWWQQQNIKNRHLWPGLYTSKLLSTSDGWSSEEIAEQIQIIRNQPGAEGAIHFSMKALMQNPDQISGRLMDKVYTSSALVPSTDWLPGGLPEKPDAELEKVGNQFVLTLNTTKDSWLWVVKKKFGNRWETDIYPGWKQSIAIPETFEGNTFSGAVVTVVNELGKESTSQILES; encoded by the coding sequence ATGACTTTCGAACGAGCATTATCTCTAACTTTATTTATTGCTGTTGTTGCAGCTAGTTGTACGACTACAAAACCTGTTAGTGAACCTGAGAGGCCAGAGAACGAAGGTATTGTTGAACAAAGAGAGAGAGATGAAGAGAAAGCTACGAAAATAAATATTGATGAGATTCCCAAGACGCCCAGAGAATTTCGGGGGGCTTGGATTGCCACTGTAGATAATATTGATTGGCCCTCGGATTCCGGTCTTACGGTTTCGGAGCAAAAAAAAGAGCTTAGAGCCATCATGGACAGGGCGGTATTGCTTAACCTGAATGCTATTATATTCCAAGTCAGGCCATCGGCTGATGCCTTTTATAACTCCCCGTATGAACCTTGGTCGGCTTATCTGACCGGGAAACAGGGAGAACCCCCAGAGCCGTATTACGATCCCCTGAAATTTGCTGTAGAGGAAGCACATCGTCGGGGACTCGAACTGCATGCGTGGTTCAATCCGTTTCGTGCGCATCATCCCGCTGCCCGTGGACCTTTGGCGCCAAATCATATTAGGAATAGGAAATCTGATCTTGTTGTTTCCTATGGGTCATATTTGTGGTTAGATCCGGGAAAGGAAGAAGCACGGCAATATTCTATTGACGTTATTGCAGATGTGGTACGCCGCTATGATATAGATGGGGTTCATCTTGATGATTACTTTTATCCGTATCCTGCTAAAAGTAATTCCGGTCAATCGATCGGCTTTCCAGATTATGCTTCTTATGCTAAATTCAGGGATAAAACTACTTCTGGAAACAGGAATGAGTGGCGTCGAGAAAATATAAATACATTTGTAAAGCGATTAAATGAAGAAATTAAGCTTATAGATCCGAAGGTGAGGTTTGGTATTTCACCGTTTGGCATTTGGCGCCCGGGACATCCGGAGCAGATAGAGGGCTTTGATGCCTATAATGAAATCTTTGCTGATGCCAGAAAATGGTTGCGCGAAGGGTGGGTAGATTATCTCACCCCACAGCTGTATTGGCCAATTAGTCAGCAAGCGCAGAGTTTTCCTGTACTCTTGGAGTGGTGGCAACAGCAGAATATTAAAAATCGTCACCTTTGGCCGGGACTGTATACAAGTAAATTGCTTTCTACTTCTGATGGATGGTCCTCAGAAGAAATTGCAGAGCAAATTCAAATAATACGAAATCAGCCCGGTGCTGAAGGCGCCATACACTTTAGCATGAAGGCATTAATGCAGAATCCCGATCAAATTTCGGGTCGATTAATGGATAAGGTCTACACTTCATCAGCTTTGGTTCCTTCTACAGACTGGCTTCCGGGCGGTTTACCAGAAAAGCCGGATGCAGAGCTTGAAAAGGTAGGTAATCAATTTGTGCTTACTCTTAACACAACTAAAGATTCATGGCTATGGGTTGTTAAAAAGAAATTTGGGAATAGGTGGGAAACGGATATCTATCCTGGCTGGAAACAAAGTATTGCTATTCCCGAGACCTTTGAGGGAAATACATTTTCCGGGGCCGTTGTAACCGTGGTAAATGAACTGGGGAAAGAAAGTACCTCCCAGATTTTAGAGAGTTAA
- a CDS encoding gluconate 2-dehydrogenase subunit 3 family protein: MNRREALKQLALLSGGALSLTTVAGIMGGCSAETNGGAGFTPQTLSQAQNELVTQFSERIIPATDTPGAKAAGVNQFIDHMLTNWNTEEERKHFLEGLDRIDQLSNQKFDDVFAELGEADQITVMEELEQEAQNNSDADLKPIFSMMKEFTVVGYYTSEIGASQELVSDIVPGYYDACMPYSEVGRAYS, from the coding sequence ATGAATAGAAGAGAAGCTTTAAAACAACTTGCACTTTTAAGCGGAGGAGCCCTGTCCCTTACCACTGTAGCCGGGATTATGGGAGGATGTTCGGCAGAAACGAACGGTGGTGCCGGATTTACTCCGCAAACGTTATCACAGGCACAGAATGAACTGGTTACCCAGTTTTCTGAACGTATAATTCCCGCTACCGATACTCCCGGAGCAAAAGCTGCTGGCGTAAATCAGTTTATTGATCACATGCTTACCAACTGGAATACCGAGGAGGAGCGTAAACATTTTTTGGAGGGACTTGACCGCATTGATCAACTCAGCAACCAAAAATTTGACGATGTTTTCGCAGAACTTGGAGAAGCAGATCAAATTACAGTTATGGAAGAACTGGAGCAGGAAGCCCAAAATAACTCTGATGCAGATTTGAAACCGATCTTTTCAATGATGAAGGAGTTTACCGTCGTAGGGTATTATACTTCTGAGATTGGTGCTTCTCAAGAGCTCGTTTCCGACATTGTTCCTGGTTATTACGATGCCTGCATGCCCTATTCCGAAGTAGGCAGGGCTTATTCATAA
- a CDS encoding sugar phosphate isomerase/epimerase family protein: MDRKKFLQLSGLAAFSASVPGLVTACNSNANPSKEELFFDISLAEWSLHQSLFDGKLENLDFPATAKNEFGISAVEYVNQFFKDKAEDTDYLDELNSRCDDLGVDQVLIMIDGEGGLAISDEEERLQAVENHYKWVEAAQYLGCHSIRVNAYGNTSPEEQKKAAVDSLGRLATFAKDYDINVIVENHGGYSSNGKWLADVMEQVDMENCGTLPDFGNFCIDQEDGACVEEYDRYKGTEELMPFAHGVSAKTYAFNEEGEETTIDYRKMLKIVKDAGFNGYIGIEYEGSELSEFEGVKASKELLMTIGKELS, from the coding sequence ATGGATAGAAAAAAATTTTTACAATTAAGTGGATTGGCGGCTTTTTCGGCTTCAGTACCCGGTTTGGTTACTGCATGTAATTCTAATGCAAATCCTTCCAAGGAAGAATTGTTTTTTGATATATCACTTGCCGAGTGGAGCCTGCACCAATCATTATTCGATGGAAAGCTAGAGAATCTTGATTTTCCCGCAACGGCCAAAAATGAATTTGGGATTAGTGCAGTAGAGTATGTAAATCAATTTTTTAAAGATAAAGCCGAAGATACCGATTACCTGGATGAGCTTAACAGCCGGTGTGATGATCTGGGAGTTGATCAGGTGCTGATTATGATTGATGGAGAAGGAGGACTCGCTATTTCCGATGAGGAGGAACGCCTGCAAGCGGTTGAAAACCATTATAAATGGGTAGAAGCAGCACAATACCTCGGATGTCATTCCATTCGGGTAAATGCTTATGGTAATACCTCCCCTGAAGAGCAAAAAAAGGCAGCGGTCGATAGTTTAGGTCGTTTGGCTACCTTTGCCAAAGACTACGATATTAATGTGATTGTGGAAAATCATGGCGGCTATTCTTCAAATGGTAAATGGCTAGCCGATGTAATGGAGCAGGTCGACATGGAAAATTGTGGTACTCTACCTGACTTTGGCAATTTCTGCATTGATCAAGAAGATGGTGCCTGTGTCGAAGAATATGACCGGTACAAAGGTACGGAAGAACTTATGCCTTTTGCTCACGGAGTCAGTGCAAAAACCTATGCTTTTAATGAGGAAGGAGAAGAAACTACTATTGATTATAGAAAAATGCTCAAAATTGTTAAAGATGCTGGCTTCAATGGATACATCGGTATTGAATATGAGGGAAGCGAGCTAAGTGAATTTGAAGGTGTAAAAGCCTCAAAAGAGCTGCTGATGACTATTGGTAAAGAACTTTCTTAA
- a CDS encoding GMC family oxidoreductase — translation MQIKESTEEYDVCIVGSGAGGGMAAHELTKAGANVIMLEAGGWFDSEDFAMFTWPYESPRRGASTRLQPFGEFDACFGGWDIEGEPYSTTEGTTFDWFRGRMLGGRTNHWGRISLRFGPDDFRVKSKDGLGGDWPISYEEIAPYYDRIDRLIGVFGTNEGIHNEPGGVFMDPPEPRCYEHLIKDACDDMGIPAIPSRLSIITEPHNGRAACHYCGQCNRSCSTHSNFSTPSVLLPPALETGNLEIIDNAMVREVTYSDGKATGVSYIDKTENKEYKVRAKIVVLAASACESARLLLNSKSSDFPNGLANSSGVVGKYLMDSTGTSVAGLVPDLMDMPAHNEDGTGGMHLYIPWWKDNSTLDFPRGYHVELWGGRGMPSYGFMGGIQNYNDMFREGPKRSGGYGKELKEDYRKYYGSIIGMSGRGESIAYEDNYCEIDPNMVDEWGIPTLRFNYNWSDHEYNQVKHMQETFRSIIDQMGGKALWDMPSKEDGYGITNPGEIIHEVGTTRMGDDPDTSVLNKYCQAHDVDNLFVVDGGSFVSQPHKNPTWTILALSMRASEYMTNQMNKGNL, via the coding sequence ATGCAGATTAAAGAAAGTACCGAAGAATATGATGTGTGCATTGTTGGATCCGGAGCCGGAGGCGGGATGGCGGCACATGAATTGACCAAGGCCGGCGCTAATGTCATTATGCTGGAAGCAGGAGGATGGTTTGATTCGGAAGATTTTGCCATGTTTACCTGGCCTTATGAATCACCTCGTCGCGGTGCTTCCACCCGCCTGCAGCCATTTGGTGAATTTGATGCTTGCTTTGGAGGGTGGGATATTGAAGGCGAACCTTATTCGACCACAGAAGGCACCACCTTTGACTGGTTTAGGGGGCGGATGTTGGGCGGCCGAACAAATCACTGGGGACGTATTTCCCTGCGATTTGGTCCCGATGATTTTAGGGTAAAAAGCAAAGATGGATTGGGGGGTGACTGGCCCATCAGTTATGAAGAAATTGCTCCCTATTATGACCGCATTGATCGTCTAATTGGAGTTTTTGGTACCAATGAGGGGATTCACAATGAGCCTGGTGGTGTTTTTATGGATCCGCCGGAGCCCCGTTGCTATGAGCATCTGATCAAAGATGCCTGTGATGATATGGGAATTCCGGCGATCCCGTCGCGTTTATCAATCATTACGGAACCACATAACGGACGGGCGGCCTGTCACTATTGCGGTCAGTGTAACCGAAGCTGTTCTACCCATTCTAATTTTTCTACGCCTTCCGTACTGCTTCCACCGGCCCTTGAAACCGGTAATCTTGAGATTATAGATAATGCAATGGTCCGGGAAGTGACGTATAGCGACGGTAAGGCGACTGGTGTTTCATATATTGATAAAACGGAGAACAAAGAGTATAAGGTCAGGGCTAAAATTGTAGTACTGGCCGCAAGTGCCTGTGAATCTGCACGCTTGCTATTGAATTCAAAGTCCTCGGACTTTCCCAATGGCTTGGCCAATTCCAGTGGTGTGGTGGGTAAATATCTGATGGATTCTACAGGAACCTCAGTAGCCGGTTTGGTTCCCGACTTGATGGATATGCCGGCCCATAACGAAGATGGAACAGGCGGCATGCATCTCTATATACCTTGGTGGAAGGACAACAGTACGCTGGACTTTCCACGAGGTTATCACGTTGAGCTGTGGGGTGGACGAGGCATGCCGAGTTACGGATTTATGGGAGGTATCCAAAATTACAATGACATGTTCCGAGAAGGCCCTAAACGCAGTGGCGGATATGGCAAGGAGCTAAAAGAAGATTATCGGAAGTATTATGGCTCTATTATCGGGATGTCTGGCCGGGGCGAAAGCATCGCCTATGAAGATAATTACTGCGAAATTGATCCCAATATGGTTGACGAATGGGGTATTCCTACATTACGGTTTAATTATAACTGGAGTGATCACGAATACAATCAGGTCAAGCACATGCAGGAGACCTTCCGCTCCATTATCGATCAAATGGGAGGGAAGGCGCTTTGGGATATGCCTTCCAAAGAAGATGGCTACGGTATTACGAATCCCGGCGAGATCATTCACGAAGTAGGGACAACGCGTATGGGCGATGATCCGGATACCTCAGTATTGAATAAGTATTGCCAGGCCCACGATGTTGACAACCTGTTTGTTGTTGATGGAGGATCATTTGTATCGCAACCGCATAAAAATCCGACGTGGACAATCTTAGCCCTATCGATGCGTGCATCGGAGTACATGACAAATCAAATGAATAAAGGAAATCTTTAA